From Novipirellula galeiformis, the proteins below share one genomic window:
- a CDS encoding flagellar biosynthetic protein FliQ → MDAPTAVDLCRTTLMTAVVIAAPLLIVGMGAGLLIGLLQALTQIQDQTVAFVPKVLAMAAVMIACMPWLMSRMVEFTRTVFENAGSP, encoded by the coding sequence ATCGACGCTCCCACCGCTGTAGACCTTTGTCGAACCACGCTAATGACGGCGGTGGTGATTGCGGCACCGCTATTGATTGTCGGCATGGGCGCCGGTTTGTTAATCGGTTTGCTTCAAGCGTTGACACAAATCCAAGACCAAACGGTGGCCTTCGTGCCGAAGGTGTTGGCGATGGCCGCGGTGATGATCGCCTGTATGCCATGGCTGATGAGCCGGATGGTGGAGTTCACACGAACCGTATTTGAGAACGCAGGGTCGCCCTAA
- a CDS encoding 2-isopropylmalate synthase codes for MPQSTSGTAETSEPGNASNARMIRIFDTTLRDGEQSPGASMNLVEKLEVAQALADLGVDIIEAGFPIASPGDFEAVKQIAQTVRGTTICGLARCNDKDIDAAWEAVKYAPQARIHVFLATSAIHREFKLRMTTDEIVERAIAGVRRAANYCDDVEFSPEDACRTEHDFLCRVVEAAIDAGATTINVPDTVGYITAKEIFNVFSMLRERVPNIDKAVLSTHCHDDLGMAVSNSLAAVEAGAGQIECTINGIGERAGNAALEEVVMALKTRRDFYHCDTRIDTRRLVPVSRLVSKMTGIQVQRNKAIVGRNAFAHESGIHQDGMLKERSTYEIMSPDDVGVAKTDLVLGKHSGRAALADRAKTLGYTLSSEQLQTVFDQFKRLADKKKDIYDGDIVALIQQQISGSVEQEWALVDYEVTSGTARTPRVRVTLKQGDREFTEEVEQGDGPIDAAFWAVEKMTGIELVCKDFRVRSATLGRDAIGEVNLEVEHKGKSYRGVGASTDSVESTILAMLNAINRIVAKDK; via the coding sequence ATGCCACAGTCCACTTCGGGCACAGCAGAGACCAGCGAACCAGGCAATGCCTCGAATGCTCGCATGATCCGTATTTTCGATACGACGTTGCGTGATGGCGAGCAATCACCGGGGGCGAGCATGAATCTCGTTGAAAAACTCGAAGTGGCTCAAGCGCTGGCCGATCTGGGAGTGGACATCATCGAAGCGGGCTTCCCGATCGCATCGCCCGGGGACTTTGAAGCGGTCAAACAGATTGCTCAAACGGTTCGTGGCACCACGATTTGCGGCTTGGCTCGGTGTAACGACAAGGATATCGATGCGGCCTGGGAAGCGGTCAAGTACGCCCCGCAAGCACGCATCCATGTGTTCCTTGCCACCAGTGCGATTCACCGTGAATTCAAACTGCGCATGACGACTGACGAGATTGTCGAGCGCGCCATCGCTGGAGTTCGCCGCGCCGCCAATTACTGTGACGACGTCGAGTTTTCCCCCGAGGACGCTTGCCGAACCGAACACGACTTCCTGTGTCGCGTGGTCGAAGCGGCAATCGATGCTGGCGCCACGACCATCAACGTGCCCGACACGGTCGGTTACATCACAGCCAAAGAAATCTTCAACGTCTTTAGCATGCTGCGAGAGCGTGTTCCCAACATCGATAAAGCGGTTTTGAGCACGCATTGCCACGATGACCTCGGCATGGCAGTTTCCAATAGCTTGGCTGCGGTCGAAGCCGGGGCAGGGCAGATTGAATGCACGATCAACGGGATTGGGGAACGCGCCGGCAACGCGGCGTTAGAAGAAGTCGTGATGGCACTGAAAACCCGCCGAGACTTCTATCATTGCGACACCCGAATCGATACGCGGCGATTGGTCCCCGTCAGCCGATTGGTGAGCAAGATGACTGGCATCCAAGTGCAACGCAACAAAGCGATCGTGGGTCGCAATGCGTTTGCTCATGAATCCGGAATCCACCAAGACGGGATGCTCAAAGAACGCAGCACCTATGAGATCATGTCACCCGATGATGTCGGAGTCGCGAAGACCGACTTGGTGCTCGGAAAGCACAGTGGCCGTGCCGCGCTTGCTGATCGCGCCAAGACGTTGGGCTACACGTTGTCAAGCGAACAATTACAAACCGTATTTGATCAATTCAAACGGCTCGCCGACAAAAAGAAAGACATCTACGACGGCGACATCGTCGCGTTGATCCAGCAACAAATCAGCGGCAGCGTCGAGCAAGAATGGGCGTTGGTCGATTACGAAGTCACCAGCGGCACCGCGCGTACCCCTCGCGTTCGCGTGACCCTAAAGCAGGGCGACCGTGAATTCACCGAAGAAGTTGAACAGGGAGATGGTCCCATCGACGCCGCCTTTTGGGCGGTCGAGAAGATGACCGGAATCGAACTGGTCTGTAAAGACTTTCGCGTTCGCAGCGCCACCCTTGGACGCGATGCGATCGGCGAAGTGAATCTCGAAGTCGAGCACAAAGGAAAAAGCTACCGCGGCGTCGGAGCCAGCACCGATAGTGTCGAGAGCACCATCCTTGCCATGCTAAACGCGATCAACCGCATCGTTGCCAAAGACAAATAG
- a CDS encoding flagellar biosynthetic protein FliR, with the protein MEPTDFQSLVQWAIDHLVLGVLVLTRLSTLLISMPAIGVGVPKRVRALLAIVMTMLLLPPVSANVGLESLPRIDNLLELTIAVAREGLVGLLIGSTIQLIVTGLQLAGETITGTGGMQLGDAVDPTTSSSMPTLARLIGLLVTAVMLGLGGHRMILEILVDSFEAMPAGKVTFTDSMMTLVVDQMTAGMTAGIRVAAPVVAALLLSNVLTGLISRTLPQINVLAIGLSINALALLVVTTLTIGSVGLIFENELVAVAAKISQLW; encoded by the coding sequence ATGGAACCGACTGATTTTCAGTCGCTCGTGCAATGGGCGATCGATCATCTCGTGTTGGGCGTCCTGGTGCTCACTCGATTGAGCACGCTGCTGATCTCGATGCCCGCGATCGGAGTGGGCGTTCCTAAACGAGTTCGCGCGCTGTTGGCGATCGTGATGACCATGTTGCTGTTGCCACCGGTCTCGGCAAACGTCGGCCTTGAATCGTTACCCCGCATCGACAATTTGCTTGAATTAACAATTGCGGTGGCACGCGAAGGGTTGGTTGGATTGTTGATCGGTTCGACGATTCAATTGATTGTCACCGGGCTTCAACTCGCCGGTGAAACCATTACTGGGACCGGCGGGATGCAACTCGGCGATGCCGTCGACCCGACCACGTCAAGCAGCATGCCGACACTCGCTCGTTTGATCGGACTACTTGTCACAGCGGTGATGTTAGGGCTTGGCGGCCATCGCATGATTTTGGAGATTTTGGTCGACAGTTTTGAAGCGATGCCGGCCGGCAAGGTAACGTTCACGGACTCGATGATGACCTTGGTGGTGGATCAAATGACCGCCGGCATGACGGCGGGCATCCGCGTAGCGGCGCCCGTGGTTGCCGCGTTATTGCTTAGCAATGTGTTGACCGGATTGATCAGCCGCACCCTACCTCAAATCAACGTGCTTGCGATCGGATTGAGCATCAATGCATTGGCGTTATTGGTGGTCACCACCCTCACGATCGGCTCGGTGGGGCTGATTTTCGAGAACGAATTGGTGGCGGTGGCAGCAAAAATCAGCCAACTGTGGTAA
- a CDS encoding glucuronate isomerase — protein MSHPARESIYQAIASIRLIDPHTHINPHAPASRTLADLLGYHYYTELAHSSGMPKREIEEPGISPHELVRRLVHNLAPLENTSQYRWLVEICKKFFGFQADRIDTSNWESLYDAAERSMASAQWSQSVLDQSNVEAVFLTNDFDDDLSGFDTNTYIPCLRTDDLVFKLHQRDVQERLQRSSGVSLNGSLGSLRDAIRQLFLHFTANGARACAISLPPWFEPTMVNEGRASNALNAVLRHGEAVESSHVTALSRAVFWMLAELCDEFGLPFDLMIGVNRGVYAEGVFQGQDLYDSRVSLIQYRELFNAFPDVKFPVSVLASVTNQELVSYAWIFPNVITNGHWWYSNTPSFIHRDAAVRLEAVPQTKQIAYYSDAYKLEFVWPKFDMYRNILANILAEHFVGFNGWSEEQAIELGYKVLRGNVEAIFPSRTGVDATEAAVDIAEVDSADAENLGSIGFADAALAASSAALTGEAIGVVQVDSEPSVLDDGEAALETIEVDESAEEQDELDPLPSEDELGTVDVADVELNDLSTDRQSVDFEAIDNEADSEPLAVGDLFGDDDQPAVPGDAETLQAEDSHAAVSDEFLLEDAPSDGDSDANGPEIRLLRGEESFAPDEDSLRVQPDPMTGELTFPAPASEANDEDMLDQLGIGFVEQESEEQIQFEPTSEIEEPEEPQR, from the coding sequence ATGTCCCATCCAGCCCGAGAGTCCATTTATCAGGCCATTGCATCGATTCGATTGATCGATCCTCACACCCATATCAATCCCCATGCACCGGCGTCGCGGACACTTGCGGATTTGCTCGGCTACCACTACTACACCGAACTAGCGCATTCCTCAGGGATGCCCAAGCGTGAAATTGAAGAGCCAGGGATTTCGCCTCACGAGTTGGTGCGGCGTTTGGTCCACAATCTTGCCCCCCTAGAGAACACGTCTCAGTACCGTTGGCTCGTCGAGATTTGTAAGAAATTTTTTGGCTTCCAAGCGGATCGCATCGACACCTCCAATTGGGAATCGCTCTACGACGCTGCCGAGCGTTCGATGGCATCGGCTCAGTGGTCCCAGTCGGTGTTGGACCAAAGCAACGTCGAAGCGGTTTTCTTGACAAATGACTTTGATGACGATCTGAGTGGATTCGACACCAACACCTACATCCCCTGCCTGCGCACCGATGACTTGGTTTTCAAGTTGCACCAACGCGACGTTCAAGAACGGTTGCAGCGTTCCAGTGGGGTTTCGCTGAACGGTTCGTTGGGCAGTCTTCGCGATGCGATTCGGCAACTGTTTTTGCACTTCACGGCAAACGGTGCGCGAGCCTGTGCGATTTCATTGCCGCCATGGTTCGAGCCCACGATGGTCAACGAAGGCCGCGCGTCCAATGCACTCAACGCGGTGCTCCGCCACGGCGAAGCGGTAGAGTCGTCGCACGTCACGGCGCTTTCACGCGCAGTGTTTTGGATGCTCGCCGAACTTTGTGACGAGTTTGGATTGCCCTTTGATTTGATGATCGGTGTTAATCGTGGCGTCTATGCCGAAGGGGTTTTTCAGGGCCAGGATCTGTACGATTCACGCGTCTCGTTGATCCAATATCGCGAGTTGTTCAATGCGTTTCCGGATGTCAAGTTTCCTGTTTCGGTGTTGGCAAGTGTCACCAATCAAGAGCTCGTCAGTTACGCATGGATCTTTCCCAACGTGATCACCAATGGACATTGGTGGTATAGCAACACGCCATCGTTCATTCATCGTGACGCGGCGGTGCGGTTGGAAGCGGTTCCGCAAACCAAACAGATCGCCTACTACAGCGACGCGTACAAGTTGGAGTTTGTGTGGCCGAAGTTCGACATGTACCGCAACATTTTGGCAAACATTCTGGCCGAACACTTCGTTGGCTTTAATGGCTGGAGCGAGGAGCAAGCGATTGAACTTGGCTACAAGGTGCTCCGAGGCAACGTCGAAGCGATTTTCCCGAGCCGAACGGGCGTCGATGCCACCGAGGCCGCTGTTGATATTGCCGAAGTGGACTCGGCGGATGCCGAAAATCTTGGCTCGATCGGTTTCGCAGATGCCGCACTCGCTGCGTCCTCGGCTGCTTTGACCGGAGAAGCGATCGGCGTGGTCCAAGTCGATTCCGAACCGAGTGTGTTGGACGATGGGGAAGCGGCGTTGGAAACGATCGAGGTCGACGAGAGTGCGGAAGAGCAGGATGAACTCGATCCTCTGCCTAGTGAAGATGAGCTTGGTACGGTCGATGTAGCAGACGTCGAACTAAACGATCTTTCGACAGATCGTCAATCGGTTGATTTCGAAGCGATCGACAATGAAGCCGATTCGGAGCCGCTCGCGGTCGGCGATTTATTCGGTGACGATGACCAGCCCGCGGTACCGGGGGATGCGGAGACATTGCAAGCGGAGGATTCGCATGCCGCGGTCTCAGATGAGTTCTTGTTGGAAGATGCACCCTCGGATGGCGATTCCGACGCCAACGGGCCTGAGATTCGACTGCTGCGAGGCGAAGAATCGTTTGCTCCGGATGAAGACTCGTTGCGAGTTCAACCCGATCCGATGACGGGCGAGTTGACCTTTCCTGCTCCCGCCAGTGAGGCCAATGACGAAGACATGCTCGATCAACTTGGCATCGGCTTTGTCGAACAGGAAAGTGAAGAGCAAATTCAGTTCGAGCCCACGTCGGAAATCGAAGAGCCCGAAGAACCGCAGCGTTAA
- the flhB gene encoding flagellar biosynthesis protein FlhB produces MADSSGDKKHSATEKRRRQAREQGQVVRSQDLTSAALLLAALGALWMLGGPAAESLAAAITEALSTPRITPFGSEDATHWLLTSSGRLAIASVPMLLAMLVAGVLANVMQTGLLIAPEKIAPKLSNISPLSGAKRILSLQGVAKIGFGTFKVAIISVVAFYAMRKYQDSILGLAALSVPQIASAMFNALMGTCVWVGGALFVLAILEYAFQKWKNEQELMMTDQEMRDEMKETEGDPQVAARRRQVQRQMMMQRVGNEVPKADVVVTNPTELAIAIKYDPSTMPAPIVLAKGAGVIAQKIRRLALENSIPVVERKPLAQVLYKTVDVGDSIPAEQYQAVAEVLRYVYQLQGKKIPQATAA; encoded by the coding sequence ATGGCTGACAGCAGTGGTGACAAGAAGCATTCAGCAACCGAGAAGCGGCGTAGGCAAGCGCGCGAACAAGGGCAAGTCGTTCGCAGCCAAGACCTAACCTCCGCGGCGCTGCTGCTCGCTGCACTCGGAGCCCTTTGGATGTTAGGTGGCCCGGCCGCGGAATCCCTTGCTGCGGCGATCACCGAAGCCTTGTCCACGCCAAGGATCACCCCGTTTGGTTCGGAAGATGCCACGCATTGGTTGTTGACCAGCAGCGGTCGGTTGGCGATTGCATCGGTGCCAATGCTGTTGGCGATGTTGGTCGCTGGTGTGCTTGCCAATGTAATGCAAACGGGCCTCTTGATTGCCCCTGAAAAAATCGCTCCGAAGCTGAGCAATATCAGCCCGCTGTCCGGCGCCAAGCGGATTCTCTCGTTGCAAGGCGTGGCGAAAATTGGGTTTGGCACCTTCAAGGTTGCGATCATCAGCGTGGTCGCGTTCTACGCCATGCGCAAGTATCAAGATTCGATCCTCGGACTCGCGGCGCTTTCAGTTCCCCAAATTGCCAGCGCTATGTTCAACGCGCTGATGGGAACCTGTGTTTGGGTCGGCGGCGCGCTGTTCGTCTTAGCGATTCTTGAATACGCTTTCCAGAAATGGAAGAACGAACAAGAGTTGATGATGACTGACCAAGAGATGCGTGACGAGATGAAAGAGACCGAGGGTGATCCGCAGGTCGCCGCGCGGCGACGTCAGGTGCAACGGCAAATGATGATGCAGCGAGTGGGCAATGAAGTCCCCAAGGCCGACGTGGTCGTCACCAACCCCACCGAGCTCGCGATCGCGATCAAGTACGATCCCAGCACCATGCCGGCGCCGATTGTGTTGGCCAAAGGCGCGGGAGTGATTGCCCAAAAAATCCGTCGGCTGGCGCTGGAAAATAGCATCCCCGTCGTGGAGCGAAAACCGTTGGCCCAAGTGCTCTACAAGACGGTCGACGTGGGCGACTCGATCCCTGCTGAACAATACCAAGCGGTGGCCGAAGTGCTCCGTTACGTCTACCAATTGCAGGGCAAGAAAATCCCTCAAGCGACGGCCGCCTAA
- a CDS encoding S1C family serine protease, protein MFPTDPPPSSPASDVPDSRQPDSRQVAEPGRPHTRFDGVHHNEAKIHLMRNQEPSPPGKRVSETNGSAPDASVSDPSPVEVTLVRLKVPCSTPLITPPLEPTPATGHAGHPSRMLHPPTLTPPPMPLRPQARGEQASVLCEAESVEDSRGNEESRDHKIANRKTLRHPDPLLQSLMLLATMALMLAAARFAVPQIVEEVRYAWHRGELRAEYDTGNEGLKNVSLDALSDAYQMVTAAVGPSVVHIEVKRRPLDPLATTTHFRRSEVLTTSDQGSGVIVDEAGFIVTNRHVIADGQDITVTLSDGRRTAAVLVGADPLTDLAVLKVNSDRLLPIQWGDSDRCRVGSPVWAIGSPFGLDRTVTFGILSGKHRMVRASTQYQDFMQSDVAVNPGNSGGPLVDARGRLVGINTAIVGETYQGVSFSIPSNVAQQIYERLKATGRVERGWLGVGLADVDDSQLIGDDARVRGAMISGMADTNSPAANAGLRKGDLILRVDNQPISDRGHLMRVIGNALADTVVKVEIYRDSHKEIIPVRLGSRPDFQPF, encoded by the coding sequence ATGTTTCCAACTGATCCTCCACCATCGTCCCCTGCGAGCGATGTGCCCGATTCACGTCAACCCGATTCACGTCAAGTTGCCGAACCGGGGCGGCCCCATACGCGTTTTGATGGCGTCCATCACAATGAGGCCAAAATCCATCTGATGCGGAACCAAGAACCATCCCCCCCCGGAAAACGGGTCTCCGAAACGAATGGCTCCGCGCCCGACGCCTCGGTTTCCGATCCGTCTCCGGTCGAGGTAACCCTGGTACGACTAAAAGTGCCTTGCTCAACGCCACTTATAACGCCCCCGCTGGAACCAACCCCCGCCACAGGCCACGCCGGCCACCCCAGCCGGATGCTGCATCCCCCAACGCTCACCCCTCCTCCCATGCCATTGCGACCGCAAGCACGGGGCGAGCAGGCATCGGTTCTTTGCGAAGCCGAGTCCGTTGAGGACTCGCGCGGCAACGAAGAGTCGCGTGACCACAAAATTGCCAACCGAAAAACGCTGCGTCATCCCGACCCATTGCTGCAAAGTTTGATGCTGTTGGCAACGATGGCCTTGATGTTGGCCGCCGCTCGATTCGCGGTTCCCCAGATCGTCGAAGAGGTCCGTTACGCATGGCACCGTGGCGAATTACGTGCCGAATACGACACGGGCAACGAGGGGCTAAAGAACGTTTCACTCGATGCACTCAGCGATGCCTATCAAATGGTCACCGCCGCAGTCGGCCCGAGCGTGGTGCATATCGAAGTCAAACGTCGCCCTCTCGATCCGCTGGCAACGACCACCCATTTCCGCCGCAGCGAAGTGCTGACGACCTCGGACCAGGGCAGTGGAGTGATCGTGGACGAGGCCGGGTTCATCGTGACCAACCGTCACGTGATTGCTGATGGCCAAGACATCACCGTAACCCTCAGCGATGGACGACGCACCGCAGCGGTCCTCGTTGGCGCCGACCCGCTGACCGATCTGGCGGTATTGAAAGTCAACTCCGACCGATTATTACCGATCCAATGGGGCGATAGCGACCGCTGCCGCGTCGGTTCGCCCGTATGGGCGATCGGCAGCCCGTTTGGACTCGACCGCACCGTTACGTTCGGGATTTTAAGCGGAAAACACCGCATGGTCCGCGCCAGCACTCAGTACCAAGATTTCATGCAAAGCGATGTGGCGGTGAACCCTGGCAACAGCGGCGGACCTCTGGTCGACGCACGCGGCAGACTGGTCGGCATCAACACGGCGATTGTGGGGGAGACTTACCAGGGCGTCAGCTTTTCGATCCCTAGCAATGTTGCCCAGCAAATCTACGAACGCTTGAAGGCAACCGGCCGCGTTGAACGAGGATGGCTGGGAGTCGGGTTGGCCGATGTCGACGATAGCCAACTCATTGGCGACGACGCACGCGTCCGTGGGGCCATGATTTCGGGCATGGCGGATACCAATTCCCCTGCCGCGAATGCGGGTTTGCGCAAAGGCGACCTGATCCTTCGTGTCGATAATCAACCGATTAGCGACCGCGGTCACCTGATGCGAGTCATTGGCAATGCGCTTGCCGATACGGTGGTGAAGGTGGAGATCTATCGCGACAGCCACAAAGAGATCATCCCCGTGCGACTGGGAAGCCGCCCCGATTTCCAGCCCTTTTAA
- a CDS encoding class I SAM-dependent methyltransferase — MKNSSSYSEKTIEQANLFATRLSKRARHLRRYPTRRGITCYRLYERDIPEIPLVVDRYEDHLHLTEYERPHDREPAEHSDWLDLMAKTAGETLEIPAENVYLKKRERQRGTKQHEKVADTDSRIEVQEGGLKFLVNLADYVDTGLFLDHRVTRQMVREVAAGKNFLNLFCYTGSFSVYAAAGGAAKTTSVDLSKRYIEWSKVNMRRNGFDGPEHEYFAIDAVQFIKEHKPDELYDLVVFDPPTFSNSKSTQNDWDVQTCAVSFLNQLLAIVSPGGVIYFSNNFRGFKFDPAEVSATTIHEISNQTVPEEYRNRRIHRCWRIVK, encoded by the coding sequence ATGAAGAACAGCTCCTCCTATTCCGAAAAAACGATCGAACAAGCCAACCTGTTTGCGACTCGGTTGAGTAAACGAGCTCGTCATTTGCGGCGTTACCCCACGCGTCGCGGGATCACGTGCTATCGACTCTACGAACGCGATATCCCCGAAATCCCGTTGGTTGTCGATCGCTACGAAGACCACTTGCATCTCACCGAGTACGAACGGCCGCACGATCGTGAACCGGCGGAGCATTCCGATTGGCTCGATCTGATGGCCAAAACCGCAGGTGAGACGCTGGAAATCCCTGCGGAAAACGTTTACCTAAAGAAACGCGAGCGGCAACGGGGAACCAAACAGCACGAAAAGGTCGCCGACACCGATTCGCGGATCGAAGTCCAGGAAGGAGGACTGAAGTTCCTGGTTAACTTGGCCGACTATGTCGACACCGGGTTATTCCTCGATCACCGCGTGACTCGGCAAATGGTCCGTGAGGTCGCTGCGGGCAAAAACTTCCTGAATCTGTTCTGCTACACCGGTTCGTTCAGCGTTTATGCCGCGGCGGGCGGAGCTGCGAAGACGACCAGCGTCGATTTGTCGAAACGCTATATCGAGTGGTCTAAAGTGAATATGCGGCGAAACGGCTTCGATGGTCCCGAGCACGAATACTTTGCGATCGACGCCGTCCAGTTCATCAAGGAACACAAACCCGATGAACTCTACGACCTCGTCGTCTTCGACCCGCCAACCTTCTCCAATAGCAAGAGCACCCAAAACGACTGGGACGTGCAGACCTGTGCCGTGTCGTTTCTAAATCAGTTGCTAGCAATCGTGAGCCCTGGCGGAGTGATTTATTTCTCCAACAATTTCCGTGGGTTTAAGTTTGATCCAGCGGAGGTTTCCGCAACGACGATCCACGAAATCAGCAACCAAACCGTTCCCGAGGAATACCGCAATCGACGAATCCACCGCTGTTGGCGGATCGTGAAGTAA
- the fliP gene encoding flagellar type III secretion system pore protein FliP (The bacterial flagellar biogenesis protein FliP forms a type III secretion system (T3SS)-type pore required for flagellar assembly.), whose translation MVQQEPVKIAAESLNVLGGGPEQWTSPEGLASSLQVLLLLTVLSLAPAVLLMTTCYVRIIIVLGLLRQAIGLQSLPPSQVMTSIAMFMTLFVMSPVWTRVYEDAVKPYTDPDVKMSMEEAYEAGSIPIREFMSRQIDVAGNHDDVHLFYGYMDPDAPLPSTFEEVPLRVLLPAFILSELKTAFLMGFQIYLPFLIVDLVVASVTISMGMLMLPPAVISLPFKLLLFVLVDGWRLVVQMLMDSFGTLV comes from the coding sequence ATTGTGCAGCAAGAACCGGTCAAGATTGCGGCCGAATCGCTCAATGTCTTGGGCGGCGGGCCGGAACAATGGACCAGCCCGGAGGGTTTGGCGAGCAGCCTGCAAGTCTTGCTGCTGTTGACCGTGCTAAGTCTAGCGCCGGCCGTATTGTTGATGACCACCTGTTACGTCCGCATCATCATCGTACTCGGACTATTGCGACAAGCGATTGGGCTGCAATCGTTGCCCCCGAGCCAGGTGATGACCAGCATCGCAATGTTCATGACCCTGTTTGTGATGTCACCGGTGTGGACGCGTGTCTACGAAGACGCAGTCAAACCGTACACCGATCCCGACGTCAAAATGTCGATGGAGGAGGCTTACGAAGCCGGATCGATCCCGATTCGTGAATTCATGTCCCGTCAAATTGATGTGGCAGGGAACCATGACGACGTGCATTTATTTTATGGCTACATGGATCCCGATGCACCGTTGCCGAGTACGTTCGAGGAAGTTCCGTTACGGGTGCTGCTACCTGCATTCATCCTGAGTGAGCTGAAGACCGCCTTTCTGATGGGCTTCCAGATTTACTTGCCGTTTTTGATTGTCGACTTGGTGGTGGCCAGTGTGACGATCTCGATGGGGATGCTAATGCTTCCGCCGGCGGTGATCTCGTTGCCCTTCAAGTTGTTACTATTTGTGCTGGTCGACGGATGGCGTTTGGTGGTGCAGATGTTGATGGACAGTTTTGGAACTCTCGTTTAA
- a CDS encoding bile acid:sodium symporter family protein — MGARLKSHWFLISLVLIIAIGFFASESLTPLLEMTPLRSAIVFAVMGSMGITLPAHSVRQSFHKPLPTLLAIAINVVVVPLLCWPMRAYLPAPIFGGLFIASLVPCTLASAAVWTRKADGNESIALMTTVVTNLACIAVVPIGVTLVLAKTTELSVTDQVWNLTLLVVIPIVLAQTMRMAGLAEWADRQKLRLSFFAQLGILSMVGFGSIASAMVVREAMQENASRFGIQIGQLLVSVTTLHVAALVFGVFAARMVRADRESQIAVGISGSQKTLTIGLQIAIDCGVSVIPMLMYHFTQLVIDTVIASHWSHASKSKTNSSEETSSRSL; from the coding sequence ATGGGGGCAAGGCTAAAATCACACTGGTTTCTGATCTCGCTCGTACTGATCATTGCGATTGGTTTCTTTGCTAGCGAATCGCTCACTCCGCTGTTGGAAATGACCCCATTACGCAGTGCGATTGTGTTTGCGGTGATGGGGTCGATGGGGATCACGTTGCCCGCCCATTCGGTGCGGCAGAGCTTTCACAAGCCGCTACCCACTCTGCTAGCAATCGCGATCAATGTCGTCGTCGTGCCGCTGCTGTGTTGGCCGATGAGGGCCTATTTGCCGGCCCCGATCTTTGGTGGTTTATTCATCGCGTCGCTGGTCCCGTGCACCCTCGCATCGGCCGCCGTGTGGACACGCAAAGCCGATGGGAACGAATCGATCGCATTGATGACGACCGTCGTGACCAATTTGGCCTGCATCGCGGTGGTGCCAATCGGTGTCACTTTGGTGCTAGCAAAGACCACGGAACTGTCGGTAACCGATCAGGTCTGGAATCTGACGCTGCTCGTGGTCATTCCCATCGTATTGGCGCAAACGATGCGAATGGCAGGACTTGCGGAATGGGCGGATCGCCAAAAGCTCCGCTTATCCTTCTTCGCTCAGCTCGGTATTCTGTCGATGGTGGGCTTCGGATCGATCGCCAGCGCCATGGTGGTGCGAGAAGCGATGCAGGAGAATGCCTCGCGGTTTGGCATTCAAATTGGCCAGCTTTTGGTCTCGGTGACAACGCTGCACGTCGCAGCACTGGTGTTTGGCGTGTTCGCCGCGCGGATGGTCCGGGCGGACCGCGAGAGCCAGATCGCGGTCGGGATCTCCGGCAGCCAAAAAACGCTGACGATTGGACTGCAGATCGCGATCGATTGCGGAGTCAGCGTGATCCCAATGCTGATGTACCACTTCACCCAATTGGTCATCGACACCGTGATCGCCAGTCATTGGTCGCATGCCAGCAAATCCAAAACGAACTCTAGCGAAGAAACCTCAAGCCGATCTTTATGA